A stretch of DNA from Desulfovibrio sp. Huiquan2017:
GTGCGGCTCGGGCCCGCAACAAAAACGGCGCCCCCGCCGGACAATCCGGCGGGGGCGGGGTATGCAACAGGTCAGCGAGAGTGTGAGATCGCTGCCGCTAGTCGATGGGGTTGAGGGCTTCGTAGACCTTGCCGACCATCCCGTCGTTGGGGGTCAGAGTCTTTTCGCCGGGGGTCCACTTGGCCGGGCAGACCTCGGCCGGGTGCTCGATGAGGTAGGTGTTGGCCTCCACCTTGCGGACCAGTTCGTCGGCGTTGCGGCCCACGTTGTAGAAGTTGATCTCGGAGGAGACAAGCACGCCTTCGGGGTTGATGACGAAGGTGCCGCGCAGGGCCAGGCCGGTGTCGTAGTCCCAGACGTCGAAGAATCGGGAGACCTCGCCGGTCGGGTCGGAACCCATCTTGAAGCGGACGTTTTCCAGCAGCCGCTCGGAGGTCTTCCAGGCCATGTGCGAGTACTTGGTGTCCGTGGACACGGAGATGACTTCGGCTCCGAGCTTTTGCAGATCCTCGTAGCGGGTGGCCAGGTCGGCCAGCTCGGTGGGGCAGACAAAGGTGAAGTCGGCCGGGTAGAAGAACAGGATGGCCCATTTGCCTTCCTTGCGCAGCGCGCCCAGGTTCACGTCAACGAAGCCGCCCTCGGTGGGGTCGAAGGCTTCCAGGGTAAATTCGGGTACGGGCTGGCCCACTTTGGCGAAATCAGGCATGGTGTCGTTGGTATCGAATTCTTCGCTCATATTAATTCCCCTTTCTTTTGGAGATGTTGAAATTTTTATAGGAATGATTACCGTTTTCAAGACACTAAGGGCGAGCGGGCCCGTCGTCAAGTGTTTTTTGCTGTTTTCTCCACTTTGCCCAGCGGGGCGTGGTGGTGTATATACGATGTTTCCCGCCGGGCGGCCCGCGCGTTGCCCGGCTTTCGCCACGATACAAATATAAAAGAGAGCGTTTATGACTTTCGGCTTTACCAAGATACGGGAAATGGAAATCGCGGAGCTGGCCAGCACCGCCGTGGTCTACCGCCACGACAAGACCGGGGCGCGCCTGCTGTCCATGATCAACGACGACGAAAACAAGGTCTTCGGC
This window harbors:
- a CDS encoding redoxin domain-containing protein, with the translated sequence MSEEFDTNDTMPDFAKVGQPVPEFTLEAFDPTEGGFVDVNLGALRKEGKWAILFFYPADFTFVCPTELADLATRYEDLQKLGAEVISVSTDTKYSHMAWKTSERLLENVRFKMGSDPTGEVSRFFDVWDYDTGLALRGTFVINPEGVLVSSEINFYNVGRNADELVRKVEANTYLIEHPAEVCPAKWTPGEKTLTPNDGMVGKVYEALNPID